The Actinotalea sp. JY-7876 sequence CACGAGCTGGTAGGCCCGCAGGAGGCCCACCAGCACCATCCGGGGCAGCTGTCGCAGCGCCTCGAGCTGGCCGGCGCCCGTGTGCGAGCTCATGGCCGGACCGCGGCGGAGGCGGCCCGCCGGGCCGCTGTGCTCAACGCCGAGGTGAACTCGTCGGCCAGGGTCGCGTAGGTCGCGCCGGCGGCCGGCGGGAGGACGCGCACGACGACGTCGGCCCCGTCGGGCAAGGACCCGCGCTGCTCGACCACCACGCCTCGCAATCTGCGTCGAACGGTGTTGCGCACGACCGCACCTCCGACGGTACGCGGGACCACGAAGCCCACGCGCGCGCCC is a genomic window containing:
- the rnpA gene encoding ribonuclease P protein component translates to MLPAPLRMRRSEDFALTIRRGARAGRTTLVVHCRLSGDREGARVGFVVPRTVGGAVVRNTVRRRLRGVVVEQRGSLPDGADVVVRVLPPAAGATYATLADEFTSALSTAARRAASAAVRP